Within the Miscanthus floridulus cultivar M001 chromosome 2, ASM1932011v1, whole genome shotgun sequence genome, the region gctccactcctaccgacctgataggaagtaaacaaagaaacatcagcacacacataaatattagcaccactgtccatccaccactcgggtgaaagacaaactgaaagaacaaagggtaaagaattaccatacccagatgttcctcctctagtctcgctaatgaccacatttgctgatttcttttcttgcttgtaTTTGCGGTCTGGGGCACACACTtgtccaatgctcatcactcccgcaaacaaagcatcctccacctttcttgttgtttttcttcttaaactgtacagtctgcttaggctttgcattgttgttctcttgcatgttcttcttctttttattacgagatgtaaatgggtttttcttctgcaccatattggcagcggaagactcaactcctttttcacggttgtcttttgctctcgccctctcctcaacatcaagagatccaataagctcggccacgctaaactcttgtctcttgtgttttagagaagtagcaaaattccTCCAAGAAAGTGCcaacttagcgattataccgccagccacaaatttgtcgggcaacaaacatgagaaatgttctagttcctttgccagcgcctgtatctcatgagcctgttcgaccatagaatagttttcaaccattttatagTCATACAACTGCTctataaggtacagctcactaccagcatcagaaaccccaaactttacttcaagagcatcccataattctttgcctaatgtgcaagatatgtagtttttctcatacttgggatgaaatGCACTAATCACGGTGCCTCAgaacaggttatcggcagccaagaactttcgctcctcctcaggagtaaactgtttaggcttcccctgtgcggcgtgatagcagttcatcgtaatcaaccacaataccatctttgcatgccatatcataaaattcttgccatcaaaattattcggcttcaaagcgacagcaaaaccactgacagaaaattgcctaagaTTAGGCTTTTGGATTAttaggaatttaggcattttcattatcagtttaatccaaaaATATAatatcagcaggtttgtgacagcatatatatgcatgtgtatatttcttatgaacgctacagcatgcatagatgacatactaattgatacagtaagaatacaaaatacagtaattacagagattagactgtacccagcgaagggtcccatgccgagggcatcggaggcttcaTTCGCActagacatagtgcgttgctcgaagtcgtagaccacagtcgatgcaagaAGATGTtcacagtgcagtcccacgaacggatcatcaggaagaagacgccttgacgttcTAGGGAGAGGACAGATCCAAGAGCGATCTCCAAGAAGAAGATGAACGAGCAGTCGTGGATCGGTCGgattctcaggcggacgagggttccggagacacctgctctcccgcgactccgtgcgcgcagaggtacgggacggggaagtcAGAAGGCTGCTGATCTGTGGTTCTCTCAAGAGTGGTTACAGAAGATTGAGTCTGGACTGAAGGAAGATAGGGTATATGGCTGCTGACGGGGAAGAGAAGActaaggcagcggagaatcctaggagacgggaagcggaagcggaagggacggtaactgacgtagtcagttcgcctccaccatcaaggagcgaaactccacgccacgcccacggcctcggcccagcccgcggcccggcccggccggcggcggcggtggcgcgcgcgcgtgtggcatgcctttatttttttctcagcttctcaatttagatgaataatttccaaccatataagctgagtcaacgttcagtcaaaatctcgtatggtattaaaccatacaacacttaatattacgcaccatagagttttatttaattattaaatattatatgggtcaagcccatattatatccaacatggGGAGGGCGGCGCAAAGCAGCAGCATCACTGGAGAGGGCGCGGTGCCATGGAGACTCGAGCGGGCAGCGTCGTCAAGACTCCGCGCCTTCTTCTCGTATTAGATCGGCCTTATCTGTAGGCGCAGCGTCGTCAAGACTCAAGACACCGCGCTGGGCGTGGTTCGTCGTGGACCGAGACGCAACAGAGGAGCACAGAAGGGAAGCCTCCAGCCGCGCGAGGCGATGCGTGTTCTTGGGCGACGTACGTGAAGCAACGCACAGGAAGAAGGGGGAGCGAGAGAAAAAAGGAAGCGCCGCACGAGGAAGGGAGCAGGCGTTGCGATCAACGTGGTGTGCGGCGTTGTTTCCTACTTCAACGCCGCGGGGAGGAACAACGCCACAGGGATGAGGTCCCACCTATCGGCGCGAGTGGTAGGGGAACGCAGGGAAAGACAGACCGACGGAAGGATCTCGATGCACGTGAGTAACGTAGGAACATTGAGAGCCTCTTTAGCAGGGCTTCTGTAGgggcttcagctccggctcctgcacAGCTCCGCATGGAGAGACGGTCAAGAGCCAGAGCCATTTTTTTGCCTGCGTAGGAGAAGCCTCAAAAACAAGCTTCGCGCGGCTCCTTACTGTGGGTTCACATCGTTTAGTGCAAATGAGCCATTTTAccaaacgttttccagaacggcttcagctcctccagagaAGCTGCTCCTTCAGAGAGCCAGAGCCAGAACCATTTTCAAAAGAGCCAGAGCCCTGGGCCCCGTATGGGATGAGATGGGATAGGATTAGGAGTAAACTTTATTAGGGGTACAAACCTACAAGGTCGTCGCTCTACACATTTATCAAGCAGTAATGATTAGAGGCAAACCAGGTGCCCGTCTAGGCTTCGACGGCCAGACCGGACAGCCGTTTTGCTGCCGCAATCGTCTCATTCCCTGCAGGGCCCGTTGCCCGTCGGCTAGGCTCCTCGTTATTTTTCGGCGGCTCGATCGACGGTCCGATCCATCGTCGGCGGTGGCAGTTGATTTGTGCTGTCACTCCCTCCGCCGCCGTCCGATCCGGTCCGCGTACGTCCTCCTATGTACACAACAGTAGTTGTAGACAAAACAGTAGATGAAGCAGCTGACCGACGGTCCACCCCGACGCGCGGATCGATCAGCACGCAGGCAGCTGACCACCGGTGTCCACCCCGACGCGCGGGTCGATCAGCACGCAGGCAGCTGACCACCGGTCCACCCCGAGGCGCGGGTCGATCAGCACGCAGGCAGCTGACCACCGGTGTCCACCCCGACTCGCGGGTCGATCAGCACGCGGGCACCAACGCCGGAGAGTCGCACGACGCGACCACCGTGCTTGTTGTTCCCTCTTTCACATCGGCCGCCCGGGTGCCTacttcctcgtcgtcgtcgtcttcggcGTCCCAAAGGAAGCTCGCGTAGGACCCGAGCACGTAGCTGCACGATCATAGTAGTACCAATCAATAATCGATCGTTCGAACAATGAGGTATATATCACCATACATCCGCGGAAGGATCGGAGTAGTCATCCTCACCAGTCATCCGGCGCGGCCTGCACGGCGCGCTCGAAGTAGTCCGCGGCGCGGTCCTTCTCCTGCCGCGCCTCCCAGATGACGCGGCCGTAGAGGCTGAGCAGGTCGGCGTCCCCGGGGCACGCCAGCAGCGCGCGCGCGTAGCAGCCCTCGGCGCCCGCCAGGTCTCGCCCCACCTCGTGCAGGTACTTGCTGTAGTTGCGCAGCAGCAGCGAGTTCCCGGGATCCACCCGCAGCACGCGGCGGTAGTACTCGCCCATGTCGCAGCCGCTGCcttggccgccgccgcctcctcctccgcggcctccgctgccgccgccgccgccgtcggcgaggCCCGCTGGCGCCTTGCTGCTGCCGTCCTGCTGCTGGCGCTCTTCCTCGTCCGCCGCCTCGAGGATGGCGGGGATCGGGGCGTGGCGGCGGAGGACGACGGCGGATCTCGCGAAGTAGGCGAGCTCAGCGTCGGACCTGGCGCGGCGTAGCGAGAGGGCGGCGCGCGGCGACGCGGCGGCCGAGAGCGGGGTCAGCTGTGGGGACGGCGGGAACCTGGCGGTGCGGGAGCGGAGGTGGGGGCGGGCGGCGGAGAGGGAGGCGGAGTGGGCCAGGCGGGCCGAGGTGGCTCCGGCGGCTTCCATTGCTTGGCAGAGATGAGGAGGGGCCTAGGAGGCCTCGGGGCtcgggcggtggcggtggcggtggcggtggcggtgatgGATTGGCTTCCCTTCTCCCTCCTGTTTCGTTGTGTTGTTTTTTATAGACTGGATAGAATGGAAGGCTTGGCCATGTGACGGCGTCGGCGACTGGGGTCATGTGCACCGTGCACGGCGAGGCGAGAGGGAGGGGAGGTGGGGCACGTGAAGCGGGGGGCCACGTGTTGGGGCCACCGTGGAATGCATcattcgccctgttcgcttgttggtttcagccagcccaaaccagccagccaacagtgttttcctctcacaacaaaccagcaccagccagcccaaaccagcccacaaaccaacaagcgaacaggccgattgtaTCTGCGGCTGGCCGCGGTTTTTTGGTCTCGGATCATGCAGGCACGCTAGCCAAGCCAACAAAACTGCAGCAGCCACTTGGTGAAAGCTAGTTttcctgaaaaaaaaaacttggtgAAAGCTGGTACGTACCACGCTTTCAGTGACAGTGAAGACACACGAAAGGGAACGGGCCGGTTCTTTCCCCCAATCGCAAATGCATGCAATGGGGCTCGCTATACCTAGGGCCTAGCCTAGGAGTACACAAACGTACGTGCAGTGCAGGCGTGCAGCACTCGCGTGCAGTGCTGGTGCTGTCTACAGGTcgtctttattttattttctttcctCTCGCAAAGAAACAAGAGCCCCAA harbors:
- the LOC136539276 gene encoding uncharacterized protein, with product MEAAGATSARLAHSASLSAARPHLRSRTARFPPSPQLTPLSAAASPRAALSLRRARSDAELAYFARSAVVLRRHAPIPAILEAADEEERQQQDGSSKAPAGLADGGGGGSGGRGGGGGGGQGSGCDMGEYYRRVLRVDPGNSLLLRNYSKYLHEVGRDLAGAEGCYARALLACPGDADLLSLYGRVIWEARQEKDRAADYFERAVQAAPDDCYVLGSYASFLWDAEDDDDEEVGTRAADVKEGTTSTVVASCDSPALVPAC